In Fluviispira sanaruensis, a genomic segment contains:
- a CDS encoding agmatine deiminase family protein, producing the protein MSQIRKDIPYNIGFSMPAEWAPHSATWTSWPFDEDIWYGKLNSVREEFTNLVKTIAKYEHVHLLVNNKETELDARERLGELSNISLHRVSLNDVWFRDNGPIFILKENKLSFVKWEFNAWGQKFKWELDSLAPYEVAKILNINFFNSPVVMEGGSLDNNGKGICLTTKQCLLSKMRNPKLSQSDIEKSLKEYLGIKKLLWLEDGLEGDHTDGHIDTIVRFVDEKTIVYSITEDKSDKNYHVMQRNYELLKTFTDLEGNSFKLIPLVLPKQRIEIESQRLPATYANFYIGNHFVVVPLYQDPHDELALNTLRPLFPGREVIGLSSRAIINGGGSFHCVTQQQPAGDIWR; encoded by the coding sequence ATGTCTCAAATACGGAAAGATATACCTTATAATATTGGTTTTTCCATGCCCGCTGAATGGGCTCCTCATTCAGCTACTTGGACAAGCTGGCCTTTTGATGAAGATATTTGGTATGGAAAGTTAAACTCTGTAAGAGAAGAATTTACCAACCTTGTAAAAACAATTGCGAAATATGAACATGTTCATCTGCTGGTGAACAATAAAGAAACTGAATTAGATGCTAGAGAACGACTGGGAGAACTCAGTAATATATCTTTACATAGAGTTTCGTTAAATGATGTCTGGTTTAGAGATAATGGTCCTATTTTTATATTAAAAGAAAATAAATTGAGTTTTGTGAAATGGGAATTCAATGCCTGGGGACAAAAATTTAAATGGGAGCTAGATTCTCTTGCGCCTTATGAAGTTGCTAAGATTCTCAATATAAATTTCTTTAATTCTCCTGTTGTTATGGAAGGAGGTTCTTTAGATAATAATGGTAAAGGTATATGTTTAACTACAAAACAGTGTTTATTAAGTAAAATGAGAAACCCAAAACTTTCTCAAAGTGATATAGAAAAAAGTTTAAAAGAATATTTGGGAATTAAAAAATTACTTTGGTTAGAAGATGGCCTTGAAGGCGATCACACAGATGGACATATCGATACTATTGTTAGATTTGTTGATGAAAAAACGATTGTTTATTCTATCACTGAAGATAAATCAGACAAAAACTATCATGTTATGCAACGTAATTATGAGCTGCTTAAAACATTCACAGATCTCGAAGGGAATTCATTTAAACTTATTCCTTTAGTTTTACCTAAACAAAGAATTGAAATTGAGAGTCAACGTTTGCCTGCAACCTATGCAAACTTTTATATTGGCAATCATTTTGTTGTTGTTCCCTTATATCAAGATCCTCATGATGAATTGGCTCTTAATACTTTACGTCCACTTTTTCCTGGTCGTGAAGTGATTGGCTTGAGTTCACGGGCCATTATAAATGGTGGAGGATCCTTTCATTGCGTGACTCAGCAACAACCAGCAGGTGATATTTGGAGATAA
- a CDS encoding HU family DNA-binding protein: protein MSIQAIINGVSFNHSQERMCMTKRKVSTVSTSALTVEVSTRFDQLPKKLTKEVIAAFLDAIEDHVAAGKKVRIDKLGILQVKDRAARKGRNPQTGEEIKIPASKKVSFRVASSLKEKVGVKRKSSVKKKK from the coding sequence ATGTCGATTCAGGCAATTATAAACGGAGTTTCATTTAACCACTCACAAGAGAGGATGTGTATGACTAAAAGAAAGGTTTCGACTGTATCTACTTCTGCGCTAACCGTTGAAGTTTCAACTCGTTTTGATCAATTACCAAAAAAATTAACGAAAGAAGTCATTGCTGCTTTTCTTGATGCAATTGAAGATCATGTTGCTGCAGGAAAAAAAGTACGCATTGATAAACTTGGGATTTTACAAGTAAAAGATCGCGCTGCCCGTAAGGGAAGAAATCCTCAAACAGGTGAAGAAATTAAAATTCCTGCTTCTAAAAAAGTAAGTTTTAGAGTTGCTTCGTCTTTAAAGGAAAAAGTTGGAGTCAAAAGAAAGTCTTCTGTTAAGAAGAAAAAGTAA
- the pdxY gene encoding pyridoxal kinase PdxY has translation MNQIILSIQSCVSYGHVGNSAVTFPLQRLGVQVWPIHTVLFSNHTGYGQWRGKVIDIEGVREVFLGIKDRGVLKNCDALLSGYMGSKELGIVMIEAIKELRKLKPDTLYCCDPVMGDIGRGFFVKEGIPEFFKEEMLKYADIITPNHFELEYLSDKKFDSIEGAVAAARRVMKKGPKVVVITSLLLKETKETNINMLVVNENSVYIATTPYISITLNGTGDLTAALFTHFYLKYKKNTQKALEATISRVYEVILKTANASAKELVLVQAQNSLVNPKHLFKAKKVKIS, from the coding sequence ATGAATCAAATTATTCTTTCCATACAATCCTGTGTCAGTTACGGCCATGTCGGTAACAGCGCTGTTACCTTTCCTTTACAACGACTTGGCGTTCAAGTTTGGCCTATACATACAGTACTTTTTTCAAATCATACCGGCTACGGACAATGGAGAGGTAAAGTAATTGACATAGAAGGAGTAAGAGAAGTTTTTTTAGGGATAAAGGACAGAGGTGTTCTAAAAAATTGCGATGCTCTTTTAAGTGGTTATATGGGCTCAAAAGAGCTCGGAATAGTTATGATAGAAGCAATCAAAGAACTCAGGAAATTGAAACCAGATACCCTCTACTGTTGCGACCCAGTTATGGGCGACATAGGCAGAGGGTTCTTTGTTAAAGAAGGAATTCCTGAATTTTTTAAAGAAGAAATGCTAAAATACGCAGACATTATTACTCCAAATCATTTTGAATTAGAATACTTAAGCGATAAAAAATTTGATTCAATTGAAGGAGCTGTTGCAGCTGCACGTAGAGTTATGAAAAAAGGCCCAAAAGTTGTTGTTATAACAAGTCTGTTACTTAAAGAGACAAAAGAAACAAATATCAACATGCTTGTTGTCAATGAAAATTCAGTTTATATTGCAACAACTCCATATATATCTATTACTTTAAATGGCACAGGCGATTTGACCGCAGCATTATTCACTCATTTTTACTTAAAATATAAGAAAAATACTCAGAAAGCTTTAGAGGCAACTATTTCTAGAGTTTACGAAGTCATTTTGAAAACAGCAAATGCTTCAGCAAAAGAACTCGTTCTTGTACAAGCACAAAACTCTCTTGTGAATCCAAAACATTTGTTTAAAGCAAAAAAAGTTAAAATTAGTTAG
- a CDS encoding MgtC/SapB family protein, translating to MFNDLTLTVHYIPELDVLIFLLPKVGVALFVGTLVGIEREYRGKLAGIKTNALICAASALFTAVSLLMSEYESSNPVISADVTRIVAQIVSGIGFIGAGAIFKSSSKVQGLTTAAVIWTVSALGILIGFGIFLSTILITIGLIFFLSLTSYIEKRFFKNRSSKSSGASGPGTLD from the coding sequence ATGTTTAATGATTTGACTCTTACAGTGCATTATATTCCTGAACTTGATGTCCTTATTTTTTTATTACCAAAAGTTGGAGTTGCATTATTTGTTGGTACTTTAGTTGGGATTGAAAGAGAGTATCGCGGTAAACTTGCTGGAATTAAAACGAATGCACTTATCTGTGCAGCCTCTGCTCTATTTACTGCCGTCTCATTGTTGATGAGTGAATATGAAAGCTCAAATCCTGTTATCTCTGCAGATGTTACTCGGATCGTCGCGCAAATCGTATCAGGTATTGGTTTTATCGGGGCAGGAGCAATCTTTAAATCAAGCAGTAAAGTGCAGGGATTGACAACGGCAGCTGTTATTTGGACTGTGTCAGCGCTTGGAATATTAATTGGCTTTGGTATCTTTTTATCAACAATCCTTATAACGATTGGTTTGATCTTCTTCCTCTCACTCACTTCTTATATTGAAAAAAGATTTTTTAAAAACCGCTCTTCGAAATCGAGTGGGGCTTCCGGACCAGGAACTTTGGACTAA
- a CDS encoding homogentisate 1,2-dioxygenase → MIDYRKLGYISEKQHTFCEFEGKMVAEHVITRNGFNDNYSILYQKRAPTHEVNAEIYKSENPFFPSYNKLSNNELKRRHFKTPNYSKEGNLLEARATLLVNNTCSVGILNQTKNDHFFFANADADELYFVTEGNGILQTVMGEIDYASGDYLFIPKAIPYRFLPSAKSNMFIVEGKNNFGIPKEFRLAQGQFKLDAPYNHRDFHAPSRLMELKCNENYPIIIKKDNVLTKHEYTDFPYKVVGWDGWYWPFSFSIHSYQPKTSSVHLPPTVHTAFSGDNFYIMNFVPRVLDYHPKAIPCPWPHSNIDCDEAIFYISGDFTSRKGISNYSISFHPSGIPHGPHPERYEQSIGAKRTEELAIMVDTFEPLFVTEAAAMLEDKKYHYTWDSHEHL, encoded by the coding sequence ATGATTGATTATCGTAAACTTGGTTATATCTCTGAGAAACAGCATACTTTTTGTGAGTTTGAAGGTAAAATGGTTGCAGAACATGTGATCACTCGCAATGGATTTAATGATAATTATTCAATTCTATATCAAAAAAGAGCTCCTACTCATGAAGTTAATGCAGAAATTTACAAATCAGAAAATCCATTTTTTCCTAGCTACAATAAGTTGAGTAACAATGAGTTGAAAAGAAGGCATTTTAAGACACCAAATTATTCTAAAGAAGGAAATTTATTAGAGGCACGTGCAACACTTCTTGTAAATAATACATGTTCGGTGGGCATCTTAAATCAAACAAAAAATGATCATTTCTTTTTTGCAAATGCGGATGCCGATGAACTCTATTTTGTTACAGAAGGCAATGGAATTCTCCAAACTGTCATGGGAGAAATTGATTATGCTTCAGGCGATTATTTATTTATTCCAAAAGCAATTCCTTATCGTTTTCTGCCAAGTGCAAAAAGTAATATGTTTATTGTAGAAGGAAAAAATAATTTTGGTATCCCAAAAGAATTTCGTTTAGCGCAAGGACAATTTAAATTAGATGCTCCATACAATCATCGCGACTTTCATGCACCGAGTCGCTTAATGGAACTCAAATGCAATGAGAATTATCCAATTATTATAAAAAAAGATAATGTATTAACAAAACATGAATACACAGACTTTCCGTACAAAGTGGTCGGCTGGGATGGATGGTATTGGCCATTTTCTTTCTCTATTCATAGTTATCAACCCAAAACGAGTTCTGTACATCTTCCCCCAACAGTGCACACAGCATTTAGCGGCGATAATTTTTATATTATGAACTTTGTCCCTCGGGTTTTAGATTATCACCCCAAAGCAATTCCATGCCCATGGCCGCATTCAAATATCGACTGCGATGAAGCTATTTTTTACATAAGTGGAGACTTCACAAGTCGAAAAGGAATTTCAAATTATTCTATTAGTTTTCATCCCTCTGGTATTCCACACGGCCCTCACCCCGAAAGATACGAGCAAAGTATTGGCGCAAAAAGAACAGAAGAATTAGCAATTATGGTTGACACTTTTGAGCCATTGTTTGTAACTGAAGCAGCAGCGATGCTTGAGGACAAAAAGTATCACTATACTTGGGATTCACATGAGCATCTATAA
- a CDS encoding UDP-N-acetylglucosamine--N-acetylmuramyl-(pentapeptide) pyrophosphoryl-undecaprenol N-acetylglucosamine transferase, which yields MKDNEKKYSIVLTGGGTAGHVWPHFALFEGDKSPLNKAFQENNLKVHYIGSQSGMEKDLVLLNQPTWHYHSIATGKLRRYLSLQNFFDIFKIFFGFIQAFFILNKIKASAVFSKGGFVSAPVVWAAWLRGIPIIIHESDATPALATKLTLPFSFLALVAFEETIKKLPSFFHNKINYVGLPLRESLFSSSKEEANKFFNFQLNKKTILIFGGSLGAQSLNKKMFEIIPELNKNFNIIHIVGKGNKTEIASAENYRQYEFLNHEMKYAYALADLAICRAGASSIFELAAARIPMILVPLGLHASRGDQIVNARIFSNRGWSQSIDENTFQKESAIQLIESTMNSLEERKLALESAPSAQSALKVSQKIWDIILRYEANK from the coding sequence ATGAAAGATAATGAAAAAAAATATTCAATTGTACTTACGGGTGGCGGAACAGCGGGTCATGTATGGCCGCATTTTGCCTTATTTGAAGGCGACAAATCACCTTTAAATAAGGCGTTTCAAGAGAATAATTTGAAAGTTCATTATATTGGTTCTCAATCAGGCATGGAAAAAGATCTTGTATTACTGAATCAACCTACTTGGCATTACCACTCGATTGCCACTGGGAAATTGCGACGCTACTTAAGTTTACAAAATTTCTTCGATATTTTCAAAATTTTTTTTGGCTTTATTCAAGCATTTTTTATACTTAATAAAATAAAAGCATCTGCAGTCTTTTCCAAAGGAGGGTTTGTCTCCGCCCCCGTTGTTTGGGCTGCATGGTTAAGAGGAATACCCATCATAATCCATGAAAGCGATGCTACACCCGCTCTTGCAACTAAATTAACTCTGCCTTTTTCTTTTCTAGCTTTAGTTGCATTCGAGGAAACTATTAAAAAATTGCCATCTTTTTTTCATAATAAAATAAATTACGTTGGCCTTCCGTTAAGAGAATCATTATTTAGCTCTTCAAAAGAAGAAGCGAATAAATTTTTTAATTTCCAGCTGAATAAAAAAACTATTTTAATTTTCGGTGGCAGTTTAGGTGCGCAAAGCCTAAATAAAAAAATGTTTGAAATTATTCCTGAATTAAATAAAAATTTTAATATTATTCACATCGTCGGAAAAGGTAACAAAACGGAAATTGCTTCTGCTGAAAATTATCGACAATATGAGTTTTTAAATCACGAAATGAAATATGCTTATGCACTCGCTGATTTAGCTATCTGCCGGGCAGGGGCAAGCAGCATTTTTGAACTTGCAGCTGCGCGCATACCCATGATTCTTGTTCCCTTAGGTTTGCATGCGAGTCGAGGAGATCAAATTGTTAATGCGAGAATATTTAGTAATAGAGGTTGGTCACAATCTATTGATGAAAATACTTTTCAAAAAGAATCTGCCATTCAGTTGATAGAATCAACTATGAATTCACTGGAAGAGCGTAAATTAGCACTTGAATCTGCACCTTCAGCCCAATCCGCCCTAAAAGTGAGTCAAAAGATATGGGATATTATTTTACGATATGAGGCGAATAAATAA
- the tsaE gene encoding tRNA (adenosine(37)-N6)-threonylcarbamoyltransferase complex ATPase subunit type 1 TsaE, giving the protein MDDFLNLKNTLQEVFDDSNLAKELSIEVSLSDLNSFAHFISTFIKAGDWFLLDGDLGAGKTSLTKELSLILGAHQQTISPTFSILNIEELNSETELKKLVHLDLYRLKSGRELLYLGLEEEFNPKNSFCVIEWPYNIENDDYLAFFQITKCAKPKRVIEIILELAEKEDVRIYHIKRTHF; this is encoded by the coding sequence ATGGATGACTTTTTAAATCTAAAAAACACCTTACAAGAAGTGTTTGACGACAGCAATTTAGCTAAAGAATTATCCATTGAAGTTTCATTATCAGATCTGAATTCATTCGCTCATTTTATCTCTACATTTATAAAGGCTGGTGATTGGTTTCTTCTGGACGGAGATTTAGGTGCAGGTAAAACATCATTAACCAAAGAACTTTCATTAATCCTAGGCGCTCATCAACAAACCATCAGTCCTACATTTTCAATTTTAAATATCGAAGAATTAAATTCTGAAACTGAACTTAAAAAACTGGTTCACCTCGATTTATATCGACTCAAATCCGGCCGAGAACTTCTTTATTTAGGATTAGAAGAAGAGTTTAATCCAAAAAACTCGTTTTGTGTCATTGAATGGCCTTATAATATCGAAAATGATGATTATTTAGCTTTTTTCCAAATAACAAAATGCGCAAAGCCTAAGAGAGTTATTGAAATAATTTTAGAATTAGCAGAAAAAGAAGATGTGCGCATTTATCATATTAAAAGAACACATTTTTAG